TCACGGTGGTCGGCGGGAAGCTGACGACGTATCGGCGCATGGCCGAGGACGCCGTCGACGCCGCCTTGACGCACGCCGGATTGCCCGCAGGCCCTTCGCGGACCGCCAAACTGCCGCTGCTCGGTGCCGCCCCACGCTCGCGACTGTCGCTTGTGGACGCTCCGGCGCGGTTGGTGGCCAAGTACGGCACCGAAGCACCGCGCGTCGCGGCGCTCGGCGAATTGGAACCGGAATTCGCCGCCCCGCTGTGCGACTCGACGGAAATCACCGCGGCGGAGGTGGTGTGGGCGGTCCGCCACGAAGGCGCGACGACGGTCGAGGACGTCCTCGAACGCCGCACCCGGCTGGCCCTCGTCCCCGCCGACGCCGAAGCCGCACGGGATCGGGTGGCCGAACTGGTGGAGAAAGCACTGGCCGGACTGTCCTGACCCGACCCAGCGCAGCCCCAATGTGGCATTGGGTGCGTCAGACGCACCGAACGCCACATTGGGTGCGTCACATGCACCCAATGCCACATTGGGGTCAGCACCACGAACGGGTGGTTGTCGCGGTATTCACGCACGAGGGGACCACTCGCACACGTTTTACTCGCGCATTTCTTGCCGACAGCACAACCTGGACAGATGCGCAAAGGAAACTGGGAGCGGCACCCCGTGCTGCACGAAACCGCGGGGAAAGTTGTCAGAGCCGCCGAACTCGAAGAACTGGGCATGTCCAGGAGCAGCATCTACCGGCGCTGCCTTCCAGGCGGACCCTGGCGTCGGATTCTTCCCGGCGTCGTGCTGCTTCTGCCGTGCGAACCTGACGCTCCGCAGCGAATCGAAGCGGCGTTGTTGAGGGCCGGTCCCGATGCGATGGTGACGGGCCTGTGGGCGGCACGGCTGCACGGGCTGAACCAGATCCCCGAACCAGACCAGATTCACCTGTTGGTTCCAGAGAAGCGGGAAGTAAGCAGCGTGGGCTTCATGGTCGTGGAACGCACCACTCGGCTTCCCCAGGCTGTGGTCAGGAGTGGAGTTCCGGTAGCACCCGCGTATCGAGCCGTACTGGACGCAGCGCGGCGAATCCGCGATTTCGATGCCGTCCGGTCGCTCTTGGCCGAGTCTGTGCAGCGACGGCGTTGCACCCTGGAACAGCTTAGTCGCGAGCTAAGCCGCGGAAGCCAGCGCGGCTCTGCTCTGCCCCGTCGCGCGCTGATCGCACTTCTGGCAGGAACGCAGTCCATAGCGGAGGCCGACGCTTGGGAAATCTGCAAAAGAACAGGCCTTCCTGAAGCCGAATGGAACGTCGTAGTCACCACCGGCACTGGCGAGTTCGTGGCCAGACCTGATGCGTGGTGGGACGAGGTGGCGTTTGCCTGGGAGATCGACTCACGGGCCTGGCACGAGAAATGGGACGACTACTCCGCCACACTCCAGCGGAACGCTCGCTACGCCGCCGCGGGCATTGTCGTACTCCAGACGCTTCCGATCAGATTGCGTACTGAGCCAGACCAGGTGGCGGCAGAACTTCGCGCCGCGCACGAAGCTGCGGCACGCCGCCCACGTCCCTCTGTAATCCGTCATCGCGCGGCCTGAGCGTGGCGTGCCCCAATGTGGCATTGGGTGCGTCAGACGCACCGAACGCCACATTGGGTGCGTCGCATGCACCCAATGCCACATTGGGGCGGGTACCTACCGGCAAGGCAGCTTGACGGGTCGTTGGGTTTTTGCAACAGTGCGGTCCATGAGCCCGGTGCGGCGTGGCAAGGAGCTGCCGATCCACAACCGGCTGCCGGTGCTGCGCGCGGAGCGCGGGATGAGCCGGGCGGAGCTCGCCGAGGCGGTCGAGGTCAATCCGCAGACGATCGGGGCACTGGAGCGCGGCGATCATTACCCGAGTCTCGACCTGGCGTTGCGCATTTGCGCGGTGTTCGACCTGCCGGTGGAGGCCGTGTTCAGCCGGGCGCCGCTGGAGGGGGACGCGTGACGCTGGAGATCGACCGGATCAGCAAGCGGTTCGGCGCGAAAACCGCGCTCGACGGCGTGAGTTTCACCGCGGCGCCGGGCGAGCTGTTCGGGTTCGTCGGCAGCAACGGCGCGGGCAAGACCACCACGATGCGGATCGTGCTGGGGGTGCTGACCGCCGATTCCGGCGAGGTGCGCTTCGACGGGCGGCCGATCACGCACGACACTCGCGCGCAGATCGGGTACCTGCCCGAGGAGCGCGGGCTGTACCCGAAAATGAAGGTCCTCGACCAGCTCGTCTACCTCGCCGAACTGCACGGCCTCAGCACCAACGACGCCCACCGCGCCGCCGAGTTGTGGATGGCGAAGCTGGGGCTCGGGCCGAAGCGCAAGGACGACATCCAGAAGCTCAGCCTCGGCAACCAGCAACGCGTGCAGCTCGCCGCCGCGCTGGTGCACGACCCGGCGTTGCTGGTGCTCGACGAACCGTTCTCCGGCCTCGACCCGCTCGCGGTCGACGTGCTGAGCGGCGTGCTGCGCGAGAAGGCGGCGGCGGGAGTGCCGGTGGTGTTTTCCAGCCATCAGCTCGACCTCGTGGAGCGGCTGTGCGACCGGGTCGGCATCATCCGCGACGGCCGGATGGTCGCGGTCGGCACCGTGGACGAGCTGACCCGCGACGCCGGACGTCGGCTGGTCGTCACCGCGCCCAGCGCGAATCCCGGTTGGGCGGCAACGGTTCCCGGTGCCCGGGTGCTCGAAAACCACGGCACCACAACGGTGCTGGAGCTGTCGCCCAGTGCCGATGACCAGGCCGTGCTGGCCGCCGCGCTGGCCACCGGTCCGGTGACCGAATTCAGCCACCGCCGCCGTACGCTGGCCGACCTGTTCCGCGATTCCGTCGCCACGCCGGGAGCACCTCGATGAGCCGGATCCGTCCCGTCCGCGCGGTGCGGCTGGTGGCCAAGCGGGAACTCAACGCACGGCTGCGCACTCGGTCCTTTGTGCTCAGTACCGCGGTAATGCTGTTGCTGCTGCTGGGTTACGTCGCGCTGCAGGTGTTCCTCGCCAGCGACCGGGAGACCACTCGCGTCGCGTTGGCCGGACAAGCCCAGGGCATCGCCGCGCAACTGGAGAACAACGACCGGCACCTCAAGATCGTCCTGGTCCAGTCCGAATCGGACGGACTGACCCAGGTCCGCGACGGCGACGTCGACGCACTCGTCTCCGGCAGCGCTTCCCGGCCGCGGGTGGTCGTTAAGTCCACTTTGGACCCACAACTGCGTACGACACTGGACGGCATCGCGCAGCAACAGGTCCTCGACGCACAGCTGTACTCCGCGAACCTCGACCCCGCCGCCGTGCACCAGGCGGTATCCGCCACCCATGCTGACGTGCAGGCCCTCGAACCCGCGGATCCGCAGGCCGGGACGAAGCTCGTGACCGGGATCGTGGTCGCGATCCTGTTGTACGTCAGCATCATGACCTACGGGATGTTCGTCGCGCAGGGCGTGGTCGAGGAGAAATCCAGCCGCGTCGTGGAAATTCTGCTCGCGACCGTCCGTCCGGTGCATTTGCTGCTGGGCAAGGTCATCGGGCTCGGCCTGGTCGGCTTGACGCAGCTCGCGATCCTCGCCGCAGCCGGTTTAGTGGCCGGTGGCGTATCCGGAGTGTTCTCGATTTCCAGCGTCACGCTGGGGACACTGGGCTGGGGTTTCGTCTGGTATCTGCTCGGTTTCTTCCTCTACGCGATGCTGTACGGCGCGGCTGGTGCACTGGTGTCCCGGCAGGAGGACACGCAGGCGGTGGTCGGACCGGTGAATATCGCGCTGGTCATCGGGTTCGTCGCGGGGATCAACCTGCTGACCCAGGCCCCGCAGGGGACGGCGACGCGGGTCGTGTCGCTGATTCCGTTGCTGTCGCCGGTTCTGATGCCCGCGCGGATCGCGCTCGGCACGGTCGAGCCGTGGGAAATCGTGCTGTCGCTGGTGCTGACGGGCGCGCTGATCGCCGTGGTCACCTGGGCTGGTGCGCGGGTGTACCGGAATGGAGTACTGCGGGTCGGCAGCCGCGTACGGCTGGTTGACGCGTTGCGCCGTTAGGGCACTCGGCCTAGCACGCAGACCACGGGCGGCTCCAGATCGAGGGTTTCGATTCGGAGCTGGGTGAACCCAGCTTCGGTGAGCTTCTCGGTCAGCTCTTCGGTTGCCGCGGCCGCTGTCACGCCTGGGAGGCGTGGTTGAGATACCAACGCAACACGTCCGCCCGAACACAACAACCGGCCCAGCTCCCACAGCCGGGCTACCGGAGCCGGCCACATGCCCAGCGTGTTGACCGCCAGCGCGGCATCGAACGGTCCTTCGGCGAGCGACAAGTGCTCGACCGACGCGCACACCAGCCGCACTCGCCCAGCCCGGACCGCCGCCCGATTTCGGTGTCGTGCCTGGCGAATCATCACCGCCGAATGGTCGACCCCGACCACCAGCGCCGCCCGGTCCGCCAGCGCGGCGACCGCCACGCCCGGACCGCAGCCGAGTTCGAGAACCCGCTCGGAAGGCTGGACGTCGAGCAATCGCACCGCCCACCGATTGCGCGTCACGTTCGACGACCGTCGCCCCATGATCAGCCCGGCGACGTGTCCCGGAACCCCGGTCGGCCGGTGAAACTGCGCGATCCCGCCGCGCGGGCCCCACCAGCGCAAAGCCCGTTCCATCACGTTCATGGGGCGAGCCAACCACTTCGAGTACGCTTGAAGTCAAATGATTGCCACCCTGTCCATCGGCGAACTCGCCGAGCGCACCGGCGTGCCGACGAGCGCGTTGCGTTATTACGACGAACTCGGTCTCGTGCGCCCCGCGGAGCGGGAAGCGGGCCGGCGACGCTACGCCGAGTCCGCGGTCAAGGACGTGGGCGTGCTGCTGTTCTTCCAGGAAATCGGCTTCACGCTGTCCGAAATCGGCCGTTTCCTGACCGGCGGACAATCCGGCCGCCAGGAAATGATCGACGGCAAACTCGCCGAACTGACCGAGCAGCAGCGCCGCATCGAGATCGCCCGCGCCGCGCTCGAACACGGACGGCACTGTCCGGCCCGTGATCCGCTGAAGTGCCCGCGGTTCTGGTCGATCATCGAAAAGCGGCAAAGCGGCCTGTCCCTCGCGGAAAGCCACGAACAGGCACACGACCCTAAGACCCGGTAATCGCCCCGTACCGCTGCAGTGCGACCTGCCGTTCCTCCGCGTGGTCCACGATCGGCTGCGGATACCCCTCTGGACGCTCTTTCAGCACGTGCACCGCTTTGCCCGCCACACCACGCAATTCCGGGACATACCGGCGCACGTAATCGCCCTTCGGGTCGAATTTCTGCCCCTGCGTGGTCGGATTGAAGATCCGGAAGTACGGCGCGGCGTCCGTTCCGGAGCCAGCGACCCATTGCCAGTTCAGCTGATTCGACGCCAGGTCGCCGTCGACCAGATGCTTCATGAAGTGCCGCGCCCCCCACCACCACGGCAAATGCAGGTCCTTCACCAGGAAACTCGCCACGATCATCCGGACCCGGTTGTGCATCCAGCCCTCGGCCAGCAGCTGCCGCATTCCGGCGTCGACGATCGGGTAGCCCGTCCGCCCCTCGCGCCACAACGCGAACATCTCCCGCGCGGTTTTTCCGGTGTCGTAACGCATTCCGTCGAAACGCTGATCGTAATTCCGCCGCGCGGTTTCCGGCCGGTGCCACAGGACGTCGGCGTGAAACTCGCGCCAGCACAGCTCGGAGCGCAAGGCCTGCGCGCCCTCGGACCGGTTTCCGGCCAGGTCGGCCAGCATCGTCCGCGGATGGATCGCGCCCCAGCGCAGATAGGGGGAAAGCCTGGTGGTGCCAGCATGATCCGGACGATCGCGTTCGGTCGCATACTCCGCGAGACCGTCGGCGAGAAACTCCTGCCACCCCGCCAGCGCGGCTTCCTCCCCCGCGGGCGGCAGCTCGCACTCCACCTCCGGAGGTTCCGGCAAGGGTTCCGAAGAAGCGGGCTTGACCCAGTCCACAATAGACACATTGGTGTCCGCC
The nucleotide sequence above comes from Amycolatopsis sp. AA4. Encoded proteins:
- a CDS encoding helix-turn-helix transcriptional regulator gives rise to the protein MSPVRRGKELPIHNRLPVLRAERGMSRAELAEAVEVNPQTIGALERGDHYPSLDLALRICAVFDLPVEAVFSRAPLEGDA
- a CDS encoding ABC transporter ATP-binding protein translates to MEIDRISKRFGAKTALDGVSFTAAPGELFGFVGSNGAGKTTTMRIVLGVLTADSGEVRFDGRPITHDTRAQIGYLPEERGLYPKMKVLDQLVYLAELHGLSTNDAHRAAELWMAKLGLGPKRKDDIQKLSLGNQQRVQLAAALVHDPALLVLDEPFSGLDPLAVDVLSGVLREKAAAGVPVVFSSHQLDLVERLCDRVGIIRDGRMVAVGTVDELTRDAGRRLVVTAPSANPGWAATVPGARVLENHGTTTVLELSPSADDQAVLAAALATGPVTEFSHRRRTLADLFRDSVATPGAPR
- a CDS encoding ABC transporter permease, translated to MSRIRPVRAVRLVAKRELNARLRTRSFVLSTAVMLLLLLGYVALQVFLASDRETTRVALAGQAQGIAAQLENNDRHLKIVLVQSESDGLTQVRDGDVDALVSGSASRPRVVVKSTLDPQLRTTLDGIAQQQVLDAQLYSANLDPAAVHQAVSATHADVQALEPADPQAGTKLVTGIVVAILLYVSIMTYGMFVAQGVVEEKSSRVVEILLATVRPVHLLLGKVIGLGLVGLTQLAILAAAGLVAGGVSGVFSISSVTLGTLGWGFVWYLLGFFLYAMLYGAAGALVSRQEDTQAVVGPVNIALVIGFVAGINLLTQAPQGTATRVVSLIPLLSPVLMPARIALGTVEPWEIVLSLVLTGALIAVVTWAGARVYRNGVLRVGSRVRLVDALRR
- a CDS encoding class I SAM-dependent methyltransferase, translating into MNVMERALRWWGPRGGIAQFHRPTGVPGHVAGLIMGRRSSNVTRNRWAVRLLDVQPSERVLELGCGPGVAVAALADRAALVVGVDHSAVMIRQARHRNRAAVRAGRVRLVCASVEHLSLAEGPFDAALAVNTLGMWPAPVARLWELGRLLCSGGRVALVSQPRLPGVTAAAATEELTEKLTEAGFTQLRIETLDLEPPVVCVLGRVP
- a CDS encoding MerR family transcriptional regulator encodes the protein MIATLSIGELAERTGVPTSALRYYDELGLVRPAEREAGRRRYAESAVKDVGVLLFFQEIGFTLSEIGRFLTGGQSGRQEMIDGKLAELTEQQRRIEIARAALEHGRHCPARDPLKCPRFWSIIEKRQSGLSLAESHEQAHDPKTR
- a CDS encoding deoxyribodipyrimidine photo-lyase yields the protein MTMEAPVVLWFRRDLRLRDHAALFEAAKHSKHLLALYVLDDRLLEPAGSPRIAFLLNSLRELDKALSGRLMVRCGDPVREVVAAAREIRAAAVHVSADTAPYGRERDDAVAEALAEHRIQWVPTGSPYAVTPGRVTKPDGTPYRVFTPFYRAWAQHGWPRPADTNVSIVDWVKPASSEPLPEPPEVECELPPAGEEAALAGWQEFLADGLAEYATERDRPDHAGTTRLSPYLRWGAIHPRTMLADLAGNRSEGAQALRSELCWREFHADVLWHRPETARRNYDQRFDGMRYDTGKTAREMFALWREGRTGYPIVDAGMRQLLAEGWMHNRVRMIVASFLVKDLHLPWWWGARHFMKHLVDGDLASNQLNWQWVAGSGTDAAPYFRIFNPTTQGQKFDPKGDYVRRYVPELRGVAGKAVHVLKERPEGYPQPIVDHAEERQVALQRYGAITGS